GagacaggggagagggagagctcttcaaaaggaactaacttgtatTAGAGATATTAAAATGATTGACACTGGCTATTCaacacaaagctgatttatttgccCATTATCGAGAATATGAACACATCTGATTAGGACCAAGTTGATTAACATCGACAGAAACAGATCCCCAAAGGTACGTCTTGAGACTAATAACAGAGAAATATCAGGAAGGTCAATGTAACGAGCTGGATGGATctagaactggcttggccatagaagagagggtagcagtggaagggtgtttttccgaatggaggtctgtagctagtggtgttccgcagggatccgttctgggacctctgctctttgtaatatagtaagaagtcttacaacaccaggttaaagtccattggcattggcaagaccatgcagacactgtgacaacgaatgaacgggcatcgtgcgacaatcaccaggcaggaatgttcccttccagtcggggaacacttcaacagtcaagggcattcagcctctgatctctgggtaagcgttctccaaggtggtcttcaggacacgcgacaacacagaattgccgagcagaaacttatagctaagttccgcacgcatgagtgcggcctcaaccgggatcttggattcatgtcacattacattcatcccccaccatctggcctggaccggcaaaatcctaccaactgttctggcttgagacaattcacacctctttaacctgtgattatccctctccctggatctgtaattatttgattacctgcaaatgctcgcattccaagcattgtccagcatctctgactttgtctatgtaaatgtttctggaacatacctctccattcacctgaggaaggagctgcgctccgaaagctcgtgtttgaaacaaacctgttggactttaacctggtgttgtaagacttcttactgtgcttaccccagtccaacgccagcatctccacatctttgtaatatatataaatcatagaatttacagtgcagaaggaagccattcagcccatcgagtctgcaccagcccttacaaagagcactctacacaagcccacctatctaccctatcctcgtaacccagtaacccccacttaacctttttggacaccaagggcaatttggcatggccaatccacctaacctgcacatctttggactgtgggaggaaaccggagcacccggaggaagcccacgcagacacggagagaacgtgcagactccgcacagacagtgacccagccgggaatcgaacctgggaccctggagctgtgaagcaactgtgctacccactaagctaccgtgctgccccgagaaggatgacttggaaggaaacgtagcgggtctgattagcaagtttgcggatgatactaagattgcaggagattgcagtgatgaagattgtcagagaatacaacaggatatagataggctgcaaaattgggaagagaaatggcagatggattttaaccctgacaaatgcgaggtgatgcattctgGTAGATTTAATTCAGGTGGCAACTATAAAATCAATGaaagaaccatcaggagcatagacacaaagagatctgggcgtgcaggtccacaaatccttacaagtggcagcacaggtggaaacggTGGTGAAAAAAgcagacagcatgcttgccttcataggacggggtatcgagtataaaagcttgaaaattatgttacaattacatagaatgttggttaggttacatttggaatattgtgtcccaattctggtcactgcactactagaaggacgtggaggctttggagagagttcagaaaaggtttaccaggatgttgcctagtatggacggtattacctatgaggagagattgaataaactgagaTTGTTCTCCCCATAGAGATGGAGGCtcagggacgacctgatagaagtttagaaagtaattaggggtatagatagagtgaacagttgggggctttttcccagggcggaaatgacaattacaagtgggcacaagttcaaggtgagggtgcaaaggttcagtggagatgtgcgagggaagtttttttatacagtgggtggtggtggcctggaatgcactgccaagtgaggtggttgagggagatacgttagcgacctttaagacttatctggataggtacACAAGCAGACGGGGTACAGAAGGATAcaagtctagataggacacgtgattgtcgcaggattggagggccgaagggcctgttcctctgctgtattgttctttgtgacAAAACGATTgtattaaataaaagcaaaatactgcggatgctggaaatcagaaataaaaccagaaaatgctggagagagaaaaggttaacgtagaacatagaacattacagcacagtacaggcccttcggccctcgatgttgcgccgtcctgtgaaacccctctaaagtccctctatactatttccttatcgtccatatgcctatccaatgaccatttaaatgcgtttagtgttggcgagtccattactgttgcaggcagggcattccacgcccttactactctctgagtaaagaacctacctctgacatctgtcctatatctatctctcctcaatttaaagctatgtcccctcgtgctggacatcaccatccgaggaaaaaggctctcaatgtccaccctatctaatcctctgatcatcttgtatgcctcaatgaagacacctcttaaccttctctctaacgaaaacagcctcaagtccttcagtctttcctcataagatcttccctccataccaggcaacatccttgcaaatctcctctgcaccctttccagtgcttccacatccttcctataatgtggcgaccagaactgcacgcaatactccaaatgcggccgcaccagagttttgttcaactgcaacatgacctcatggctccgaaactcaatccctctaccaataaaagctaacacaccgtacgccttcttaacaaccctcttaacctgggtggcaactttcagggatctatggacatggacactgagatctctctgctcgtccacactaccaagaatcttaccattagcccagtactctgacttcctgttattccttccaaaatgaatcacctcacacttttctgcattaaactccatttgccacctgtcagcccagctctgcagcttatctatgtccctctgtaacttgtcacatccttctgcactgtccacaactccaccgactttagtgtcatctgcaaatttactcacccatccttctacgctctcctccaggtcatttataaaaatgacaaacagcagcggccccaaaacagatccttgtggtacaccactagtaactggacaccagtcagaacatttcccatcaaccaccaccccttgTCTTCTATTAGctaaccaatttctgatccaaactgctaaatcaccctgaatcccatgcctctgtattttctgcaatagcctaccgtgggggaccttatcaaatgctttactgaaatccatatacacatcaactgctttaccctcatccacctgtttggtcaccttctcgaagaactcaatgaagtttgtgaggcacgacctacccttcacaaaaccatgttgactatctctaatcaaattattcctttccagatgattatacatcctatctcttataaacctttctaagacttttcccacaacagaagtaaggctcactggtctatagttaccggggttatctctactccccttcttgaacaaggggaaaacatttgctatcctccagtcctctggcactattcctgtagacaaagatgacttaaagatcaaaggctcagcaatctcctccctagcttcccagggaatcctaggataaatcccatccggcccaagggacctatttattttcacatttccagaatcgataacacctcctccttatgaacctcaagcccttctagtctagtaacctgtatctcagtattctcctcgatgactttgtctttttcctgtgtgaatacagacaaaaaatactcatttagcatctctcctatctcctcggactccacgcacaacttcccactactgtccttgactggccctactcttaccctcgtcattcttttattcctgacatatctaacGTCTAACATAGCTAACGTTATATAACGTTTCAAGACTGtgtggaccaggtaaggatgacagacttagaatcatagaatccctacagtgcaggaagccattcggcccatcgagtctgcaaggaCCCTCTActgaggcccactctcccactctatccccataagcccACGCAtcgatcatggcaaatccacctaacctagacaTATTTTGACTGTTGGGAcggaaccagagcacctggaggaaacccacctagacacggggagaaatgcaCAGACATTTATCCAAGGCCGGAGTCGTGGTGggtctgcgctgtgaggcagcagtgctaaccactgtgtcaccatgcaccCCCTCAAAGTCATCAGCGAACCAAAGACCCAATTGATGGGCTGAGACTGGGATTAGGGAAGGGGATCAGAGTGAAGGTGTAAAGATTATGGGTGAAGATTTGGAGTTATGGGCTGAGATTGGGATTAGGGAAGGGGATCAGAGTGAAGGTGTAAAGATTATGGGTgaagatttggagaaagtgagtagCTTCTAGTATCTGAGAGAAGATGGAAGTTTGGAAATGAAGAATCAGATGAGCTCTGGTTGGAGCAATTGGAAGAAGTGCGATGGAATGTTATGTGACAGAAAATTGTCATTGAAACTGAAAAGGAAGAATCAATAAGACAACTGTGAGACTGGCCTTGTTATATCGTGCAGGAACTTGGACTACATCAAGAAGAGAGGAACAACTACTGGATAAGAATGAGATTTAGATGCTGAGATGGATGTGTGGAGTGATAAGAACGGACAAGATCAGGAACCAGTCCGTCGGGGGAAGAGCAAAATCAAATCACAGTAGTTACTTGTGAACacattggtgtctcagcagattggataactcaatgaatcctttcccacagtcggagcaggtgaatggccactctccagtgtgaatttgctggtgtgtgagcaggttagctgactgagtgaatcccttcccatactcagagcaggtgaatggcctctccccagtgtgcacGCGCTTGTGTTTCAGAAGAGTGGATAAATcattgaatctcttcccacatacggggcaggtgaacggtctctctccagtgtgagttTGTTGATGTACAGTCAGGTATGTTGATCGTCTAAACCCAgtgccacagtgagagcacctgaacggtctctcgtcagtgtgaacacgttgatgggacatcaattgtccagaacttttatagcacttcccgcagtctgcgcatttaaaaggtctctcgccagtgtgaacccgctggtgtatcagcaggtcggatgaccgagtgaatcccttcccacactctgagcaggtgaaaggtctctccccagtgtgagtgagtttgtgtaaaTGCAGGCTGCCGGACTGAGTGAatgccttcccacactcggagcaggtgaatggtctctctccactGTGAACCCgccggtgtctcagcaggtgggatgaccgagcgaatcctttcccacactcagagcaggtgaacggcttttccccagtgtgtactctctggtgtatcagcaggtgggatgactgagtgaatttgttcccacacttggagcaggtgaacggcttttccccagtgtgaactcgctggtgtgttagcaggtgggatgactgagtgaatcccttcccacactcggagcaggtgaacgacctctccccagtgtgaactcgccgatGATTCAGCAAGGTggctgaccgagtgaatcccttcccacactcggaacaaatgaatggtctctccccagtatgaactcgctggtgattctgTAGCGCAGATaaatgagtgaatcctttcccacagtctcgACATTTCCACAACTTCTCCCTGTTGTGACTGCGCTTGTGTCTTGAGAGGCTTGATGACTGGTTGAAGCCtcgcccacacacagaacacttgTACGGTTTCTCTTCACTGTGAACGGTGCTTTTTTCTTCCATATTTAAAATCCGATCACATTCAGGTTATAATAAAATAGGCAACTCCGCctgatcctgatgtgatgttggTTTCAgtttcctgaaatgaaatgaaaatcgcttattgtcacaagtaggcttcaaatgaagttactgtgaaaagcccctagtcgcgttcggggaggctggtacaggaattgaactcacgtGACTGGCCatattctgctttacaagccagctctttagcccgttgtgctaaaccagcccctgaccagACTGCAAACTGTCCCCTTGTAataccctgtgaaattgatttaaaacagaaaaaagggagtGAGAGCGAATCCACAAGAACACaaaggcaggtggtgaaattgagCCGAATgattctggtcatttgtggggccagcactgggaaaaagtgaccatgaaaactgctggattgtcataaaaacccaactggctcaATGATGTCCTTCAGACAAGGGAACCTGCCACCCGGTCAGGGGCTGTACAAGAGTTTGGACACGCGTGGGCAGTTGGGGACGTTGTGTTTTTTCTTTggattcttttttcttttttatatgtatatatacacacacacatgtgttGGCCCACGCgactgtttaagaaatgttaatgtgttaaattgtgaaaattttaaatgctacaataaaatgttttctggaaaaaaaaagagtttgCCCACTATGGGTGAAGAGAGATGATGGCATTGCTGCATCATGGCTGGGTGTAAATCCTGTAACTCCTTATCTAACAACATTGTTTGAGTCCTTTCACAACACGGACTGCATGGTTGAAGAAGGCAAAACATCATCTTCTCCATAGATAACTGGGGATTGGCAATATTTGCTGCTGTCTTGTTGGTGACACCCAAATCCCAAGAATAAATCTGACAAAATATGTACATATAAAACAGATCAAAATCACCTCCAGGAAAACGTGTTCCTAAATGTCAGTTTATAACCCAATCTCCCTTGGAATCTACTCCCTTGACAATTTCAAATCTGAAATCATTGCTCCAAACTGGGGTACAAAGTCCTCAGGGTTAAACCCAGAAGCTTCTCCTCCATCTCCACTCCAGCCAGactgaaacaacaaaacaaaGGGAATTGTCCAAGACCCTGGAAAGAAAAAAACCTGCAGGGATATGAGGAAAGAGCAGGAGAGCGGGAGAGGCTGATTAGTTCTTGCAAAGAGcataggcatgatgggctgaatggccttcacctGTACTGTAATATTTCAATGATTCTGTGGAAAAAGGAACTCTCCAGGAGGCCAGAGACCAACTTTCACAAGCAATATCCACCCAGATAACAGTAAAATACCAAACatagttaaaaaaaaacccactaTTAGAGGAAAAAGAAGTTAAACAATGGCAGAGAGGTGTTCAGTGAGGGCAGAGCTGAAACAGAGCAATGGGTGAACATGGATTCAGATCCACAGTAAAGGAGCCAAACCTGCCCCAGAGCCCTGGAACCTGAGCACAGATAACAAAGCACAACACTAAAAACTCTAAATTATGAATGTTCAACAATTCTCACCTCTGGAACAATTTCACcattttcaaatttaaaatcTCCTGCTGGAgcctgcagctggagagctatcaGAAGCACTGGAATCAGAGGAAATCGCAGTCTTCAAAGCTCCTGACTATAAAAAGAGATTACAATTGTCAGTTGTGGTTAGAAATTAAGAGAGAAACATTTTTTTCTGACTTCAGATTGCTATGTGAAAATCCTCCTCTTCTAAACCCCTGTAAAACAAGTTTCCAAAATCCAGTCAATCCAGTATATAAATTCATAACATTCCCTCCTCCTGTTTCCTAGCACTGGATTACGTGAACTGGGATCTGCTTACATTGGAAGCAGGTTGGGAAAGATTCGCTGAGTTGATTCCTCACATGAAGGgatttgttttatgaggaaaggttgggcaggttACATATACTCATTGCCATTTAGTTAAATGAGACGTTATCTTACTGAAGcatatataagattctgagggaagTTGGCAGGGTAAGTCctgaaaagatgtttcctctcaATAGTGAATCAAGAATTGCAGGGACAGTTTGATGAGGAGCAATTGCTTCTTTCAGAGGACCAGTAGccggtggaattctctcccccagtGAGCAGAGGAGGCTGTGCCATTGAGTATATTAAAGGTTGTGTTATGCACCATTTTTACCTACAAGGCAGTCAAAATGTTAGGGAGGATGGGGCCAGGGGAAAATAGAGTTAAGACTATGATCAGATGAGACACGagtttactgaatggcagagcagccttgattgtccaagtggcctctttctgcttcaAATTCTGATCTTATCCTTCTGTTATTGGGATGGCTGCACATGTGCCCGACAGAACCTCCCTCCTCTAAAGATAGCGGCCTTTAACCTGTACCTTTCTCAATGAGACAAACATTTCTCTCCTGGTCACTGGAACCCTGAAGCTCTGCCAGACCAAAGAAATGCAGTTTaactgggttggccatgctaaatttcctcttagtgtcatagaacatagaacagtacagcacagaacaggcccttcggccctcgatgttgtgccgagcaatgatcaccctactcaaacccacgtatccaccctatacccgtaacccaacaaccgcccccccccccaaccttactttttaggacactacgggaaatttagcatggccaatccacctaacccgcacatctttggactgtgggaggaaaccggagcacccggaggaaacccacgcacacacggggaagacgtgcagactccgcacagacagtgacccagccgggaatcgaacctgggaccctggagctgtgaagcatttatgctaaccaccaggctaccgtgctgcccaaatgattaagtgagttatgggtatagggtgggggcgtgggcaagttgttctttcccagggtggatgcAGACTggacgggccgaatggctccttctgccgGGATTCTGATTCTCTCCATTGTCAGCaggatgtccgcgcatgcgctctgCTCCCCGCTGAAAGAAGATGGCGGCCGCGgaactgggcctgatcccggataAAAGCTCCACAGCTGCAAACGCGCGACCTGCAAGATCTTATTCCGGCCTTGGGGCCTGCACCTGGTATTGATGAAACCACCGCTCCCTCTCCACCCGCGGTACCCGGCTCCATTCCTCTCTCCGCCCCGACTCACACTTGCAGAAAAATAAACCGTTCCCGCACTGGCAGGGCTCCCAGAaaagtgacactgcgcatgctccgagTACAGCACTGCGCCTGCGCACCGGCTCCTGTCGAGTGAATAGGACACATTCACAGCCGCCAGGAATGTTGGGTAATAGCCGTACCATTGACAGCTCGAAAATAACTTTGTTACCAATTGAGATAAATTAATATAAAAATCTCAGATTGTGAATTGGTGATCTGCTATGTTCCATATggggctaaatttccccttagtgccgaaacggggctggtttagcacaaggctaaatcgctggcttttaaagcaggccagcagcacggttcaattcccataccagcctcccgaacaggcgccggaatgtggcaatgagaagcttttcacagtaacttcatttgaagcctagttgtgacaataagcgattttcatttcatttcaaaaggttaggtggtgttacggggatagggtggaggtgtgagcttaagtagagtgctctttccaacggccggtgcagacttcctgggatgaatggtctccatctgaactgtaaattctacgatttaaattctatgatttctgaaCGTTCTCCATTGCGTGCAAGCAGAGGTTTTCCGGCTTTTATgcgtttccctctctctctcttccactgaTGGTGCTGACTCTGGCTAGCTCCAATCACAGTCAGTGATCCCTGTCTATGATACTGAATATTCACTGTTTTGTAGAATGATACAGTACAGATGGAAATTATTTGGCCCACGATGTCTGTTCTAGATCTTTTAAAAGtcataagaacaggagtaggccattcagcccctcaagcc
The Scyliorhinus canicula unplaced genomic scaffold, sScyCan1.1, whole genome shotgun sequence genome window above contains:
- the LOC119960270 gene encoding gastrula zinc finger protein XlCGF26.1-like, with translation MRKPWKCGDCGKGFTFPSELETHRRTHTGERPFTCSHCGKGFTNSSDLLRHHRVHSGKSPFTCSMCGKGFRDSSSLLTHQRVHTGEKPFTCSVCGKGFTNSSNQLRYQRVHTGERPSTCSECGKGFRDSSCLMAHQQIHTGVRPFTCLLCGKGFTNSSNLLIHQRVHTGERPFSCSVCGKGFTILSNLLTHQRVHTGERPFTCSVCGKGFTNSSNLLTHQRVHTDEKPFICSVCGIGFRNASHLRRHQRVHNEEKPYKCSVCGRGFNQSSSLSRHKRSHNREKLWKCRDCGKGFTHLSALQNHQRVHTGERPFICSECGKGFTRSATLLNHRRVHTGERSFTCSECGKGFTQSSHLLTHQRVHTGEKPFTCSKCGNKFTQSSHLLIHQRVHTGEKPFTCSECGKGFARSSHLLRHRRVHSGERPFTCSECGKAFTQSGSLHLHKLTHTGERPFTCSECGKGFTRSSDLLIHQRVHTGERPFKCADCGKCYKSSGQLMSHQRVHTDERPFRCSHCGTGFRRSTYLTVHQQTHTGERPFTCPVCGKRFNDLSTLLKHKRVHTGERPFTCSEYGKGFTQSANLLTHQQIHTGEWPFTCSDCGKGFIELSNLLRHQCVHK